Genomic window (Hippoglossus stenolepis isolate QCI-W04-F060 chromosome 11, HSTE1.2, whole genome shotgun sequence):
GACCTCACTGTGTCCGAGCCCTCTGGGTAATTCTGACCTATACATGAATCACATACCTCTCTAAAATATCTCCACAGACATTTCCTTGCCTTCCTTTGTGTTGTGATAACAATACAAGCAGTTTACATTTATGGGATGCTTGGTAAGATGGTAAACCGTGCACAAAATGTGAATTATCCTTTAGATTTTCAATGCTGCTCCAAGATGCATGATGACAACTCATCATAACTTAACATTACACCCTCAGTTAGCacataaatatactgtatgacaATGTACTGTGGtgatttagatgtttttttttttagcaatgATGTAAAACGAAACTGATTTATAAACACAAAGTTGAGCTATTTTCACTATGGCTTTAAGGGCCATATCTTTGGCACTTAGCTATATCGTATAGTTTATAACTAGGAGTTTGTTGTAGTTTTCTGCTGCACAGTAATATTTAAGTCAAAATTATTGAATTATACAtgacaaaattaaaatatattttctttgtttacagtgttaatattgttgtttgattttttcccccacattttAATTGGCTATTACATTAGTAATTGTGAATCATGTTTGACTGACCTGCcacataagaataaaaaaatggtgACACAAAAACCCTTGAAGTGAAAAGTAAGAggtaaatgtaaagtaaaagtaaaggaATTTATATGCTGAACATCATATTTACAACATCTATTTAAGTCATACTATCACCATCATTAGAATACATTCAGACAGCTTTTGGTCAGTATCACTGTGGTCTGTCCTTTAATTTAGGATGCTTCTCTTGCTTTTGTTGAACAACATGTGGTTTCTTTATCAGGAGCTCACTTGAGGGATGTGGAGAAAGGAGTTCCTCCCTTGGTCTATTTAAAGGTTCCATTGTGGTCCTCTGGCTGCTTGAGGATACCTATGATTAATCACAGCACTGCATGGAACTCCTAATATGGCCTCGTCAGGAGACCAGCCCTGTCACTGATAAGACAATAACCCGCTGATTTCTATATTACTCTCTGGCACTCATTAACCCCCTCCCTTCTTGAACCCCTAACCCAACTCAGACACAATAACATTCCTGGACCCTGAAATGCCCCTCCATATTTGGCAGTGGGTCTTTGTCTATAAAGACAACTCATGGTGGAACCCCCATAGGTCACCATTCTATCTAAAGGTAAGTTGAGAGAACAATGGCTCACAGATCAACTATCGTACTCTCATGGTAAACCTCTGGTCTCATCggattcctttttttcccctcaggaCCATTACACATCAGTACTCTAAGTCGGCATTTGTAAGGTAAGAGAatctggaaaatgaaaatgggtttgatttaaatacagttaattgTATGAAGTAGGAAAAtagataaaacacaacaaagttaTATCATAAATTAACAATAATATATGTGGCTCTATAGCGACATATAAATCATACAATTAATGCCTTTTTATGCTACAGCTGTAAGTGTCATTATATTCCTGtagacaaagtgaaaaatggGGGACGCTGCGATGAGAGACTTTGGGGCAGCAGCTCCATACCTGAGGAAGTCCGACAGGGAGCGTCTAGAGGCCCAGACTCGTCCCTTCGACATGAAGAAAGAGTGCTTTGTTCCTGATACTGATGAGGAGTATGTGAAGGCTTCCGTCACCAGTCGTGAGGGTGACAAAGTCACTGCTCAGACTGAGAGAGGGAAGGTCAGTAAACTCATCAGTTGCCCTGGATGTAACAGGTTCTCTTATTAAGACACAATGTAATGTggcagagaaacaacagaagCCAGAGGCACTTCATGACTTACAATTCAAatgttacaccccagcccgttcactccactctgcatctgccaatcggctttttgctccctcactgcgagctaaacactcatcaaaatcacgactgtttgctgtcctggctcctaaatggtggaatgagctccccattgacatccggacatcagaaactttacacatcttccgccgcaaactaaaaacacacctcttccgactataccttgaataacatttttaaaactaacaatttagtagcacttaaaatggcacttacttatagcactttctctattcttgttgttctgggttagtaccctcatggttgaatgcacttattgtaagtcgctttggataaaagctaaatgaaatgtaatgtaatgtaatgtaatgacgAGCACTTTGGAAGTAGCTACATTTCCTATGTGTCTTAATACTGattgtctctctttctgcagaCTGTCACTGTGAAGGAGTGCGATGTTCACCCTCAGAACCCGCCGAAGTTCGATAAAATTGAAGACATGGCGATGTTGACCTTCCTCCATGAGCCCGCTGTGCTGTTCAACCTCAAAGAGCGTTACGCAGCATGGATGATCTATGTGAGTTGgaagctttaaaaacaacatttaatgggtATAGAGTGTATCCCTTACCTAGTGTATACAACTACAGTCTTGTATCATTaactgactctctctctctctctcttttattctcaTAGACCTACTCTGGGCTGTTCTGTGTGACTGTCAACCCCTACAAGGCGCTGCCAGTCTACAACCATGAAGTGGTTGCTGCctacagaggaaagaagagggcTGAAGCTCCTCCTCATATCTTCTCCATCTCTGACAATGCCTACCAGTACATGCTCACTGGTAATGTACCTTCAGCTATCATGCGTtcagacaaagaaaagtgaAGTGGAAGAAATGGTAAGAAATTCGAGAATCTAAATTGTTCTATCTTCTCCCTTTCAGACAGAGAAAATCAGTCAATTCTCATCACgtgagttatgttttcatgactTTGTGAAAGCACAGTTGAGAGTTTTATCCTACTGTGATAAATGGCATCCTGAAGCTTTCATGAAATATTTGTTATTCATTTGACGATGGATAATAACAGTTTGATCGGCTATGAATAACAAAGAAAAGTCCATTTATGCTGATGAAAGCAATGTATCAGTATTTAGTATAACTTATCAGCATTTTTGTTGATTAACCAAACTTCAACTTGATAGTTCCAATATGAATTTTGCTGCCCATTTGTAATTTATATGAAACAACTAAATGTGTTTCTCCAGTGGAGAATCTGGTGCTGGGAAGACTGTAAACACCAAGAGAGTCATTCAGTACTTTGCCAGCATTGCAGCTGCAGGTGGGAAGAAAGACGCAGGCTCTgagaaaaaggtttttattttgaatttacaGAAAATAGAACATTTAAAGGTGCTGTATGTATGTTCTTGCTATCACCACATAGCCAATCTCAGCATTAACAAGATTCAGGATTCAAGATTCAATTCTTTATTGCAACACAACTCTCACAGAATAAAACCtaacaagaaaagaaacaaaacacataacCCCCAccccataaaaacacaacatacatgtgtggatgtaaaatacagaataaatacagaataaaattaaaataatgtaaaaaccaGTGCAAAAAATACActaaaatacacaatacaataaaattcGGTGGTAGTTATTGCTTTGCGTTTGTAAAGTGCTGATGCAGTGTTGAGGAGCCATTTAGTGATTTGATGGTTCTGCAGTAAGTGCTGTTGAAGAAATGGGAAGTCTTAGTTTTGAAGGCCCTGAGTCTTTTCACTGAGGGAAGAGTTTATTCAGAGGGGGTTGTCAGGGTGCGTAGAGTCCCGTAGTATTTTTAGACCTCTGCGCTGAATGCAAGTTTCGTATAGGCTACGTCAGAGATTGGGATGAGTTTGCAATTGATCATTTTTGAGGCGGTGCAAACAATTCTGTCAAGCTGCTTTCTCTGTTGAGCTGTGGAGTTAACAACTCACTGATCAAGCAGAACTGTTGCCAGTTCAGCATCAAACTTGATTGTTTTACTCACCAAGAGCTGAGTTGTGAGCAccaacacaaatgtgtttttttttccgaTGCTAGTTCTATCCCTTGTTTGCATCTGCTTTCGTTAGCACGCTAACCGTCGAGTAGAAGAAGTGTCGCTCAAAAGTTGTACAATAACCTCTTGTATTGTAAATGCTAAGATGGGTCGAAGCTCCTGGCAACCATCACAGCCGCTCTTAGCAACTATCACCCTCACTTGCAAGAAACCATTTTTGGCGAAAGAAAGAATGTACATATAGCACCTTTAATAGTATACTCCATCAATTTCTTAAGTGTTTCATGTATTTTAACAAATATTCCTCTCCTCTACCCTATTAGGGTACTCTGGAAGATCAAATCATCCAGGCTAATCCAGCTTTAGAGGCCTTTGGTAATGCCAAGACTATCAGAAATGACAACTCTTCCAGATTTGTAAGTTTCTGTCTCTATTGTAATGTAATAGCAAAACATTGTGCCTCTTCTATTCTAACTTTTATTTCGGTCATAAATTCCAGGGCAAATTTATCCGAATTCACTTTGCTGCCAGTGGAAAGCTGGCCTCAGCTGATATTGAGACATGTgagtattatatatttttttaattttcctctgGTTTGCTCTCATAATGATAGTGATCACCTGGACATTCAGTTACAAAatcaaattatgtttaacaGATCTGCTGGAAAAGTCCCGTGTCACCTTTCAGCTTAAGGCTGAGAGAGACTATCACATCTTCTATCAGATTCTGTCTCAGAAGAAACCTGAGCTGCTCGgtaaatgaaaacaactgatCTTTGGACCTGTACCAGCCAACACAAAAAGTTTCTGTAAGGTTGGACTCAGCGTTCTGTTTTGCCTTTCAGAGATGTTGCTCATCACCAACAACCCCTATGACTACGGCTTCATCTCCCAAGGAGAAACGACTGTAGCCTCGATCAATGATTCAGAAGAGTTGATCGCCACTGATGTGAGTATGCTCCAGTCTTTGTCCAGAACACCAACTCCCAAGTATCTTATCGTGACTAAGTAGTTTGCTTAAAAATAATGGTTGATGATTGacagttgtaaaaaaaaagatctattgATGTTGCCCTGGTGTTCTACATGGGCATCTGTTTGGTATGACACTGTGGAGCCTTATGTCCTTGATAGTGCTACATGAGAGCAAAGAAGACTTTAATAGACAGGATTAGATGTCTGATGACaatatggttgaatgtgggtgTGATCAAGGTGGCTCAGCGAGCACATACTATCTTATCCCCCACATATCTCTTCAGTCCACTGCATACCCTGATACAATGAAAGATATTCATTGTTCATTCAAGAGATATTTATATAATACCCCCTGCTTTTGATTAAGGATGCCTTTGATGTGCTGGGCTTCACTCAAGAAGAGAAGAATGGTATTTATAAGATGATAGGGGCTATCATGCACCATGGTAACATGAAGTTCAAGAACAAGCAGCGTGAAGAGCAGGCAGAGGCTGATGGCACTGAAGGTTAGTGAAGCTCTCTGCATCCCTGAAAGATAATAAATGGGATATGCAACATTTCAGGATTCAATTGTTAGCTTGTTTCCTCAGATGCTGACAAAGTTGCATATCTGATGGGCCTGAACTCTGCTGACCTCATCAAAGGCCTCTGTCACCCGAGAGTCAAAGTTGGAAATGAGTGGGTCACCAAGGGACAAAATGTCCAGCAGGTAGGAATGAATAGCTGGATCTAGTGTAAGATGTCCACAGAATTGTTACAGATGAAGGAGACAACATTTATTGTTCAACACTAATCTAAACTGTATTTTGGAAAATCTCTTTTGTAGGTGAACTATTCTATCGGTGCATTGTCTAAGTCAGTGTATGAAAAGATGTTTCTGTGGATGGTGGTGAGGATCAACCATTCCTTGGACACCAAGCAGCCTCGTCAGTACTTCATTGGTGTATTGGACATAGCTGGATTTGAAATCTTCGATGTAAGCTTATTTTATAATATGTGTATACAACCTATTTTCTAAAGGCACAatataacatattttttaatttaatgtaagTAGCAATGGAATGAAGATTAAAATGAGTGTGACTAAATGATATATTGTTGTCATTACAGTACAACACGTTTGAGCAGATGTGCATCAACTTCACCAATGAAAAACTGCAACAGTTTTTCAACCACCACATGTTTGTGCTGGAGCAGGAAGAGTACAAGAAAGAGGGCATTGAATGGACTTTCATTGATTTTGGTATGGATTTGCAGGCCTGTATTGACCTCATTGAAAAGGTGAGACACCAGGCTATTAGATGTAcagacatgaataaaaaaaaaaagggtttattCAAACAACTCATATTTTGTCTCTTCAGCCCATGGGTATCATGTCAATCCTTGAAGAGGAGTGCATGTTCCCTAAAGCTTCTGATGCCACCTTTAAAGCTAAGCTCTATGACAACCATCTGGGGAAATCTGCCAACTTCCAGAAGCCCAGAGTTGTCAAAGGAAAACCAGAGGCTCATTTTGCCTTGATGCACTACGCTGGAACTGTTGATTATAATATCAACAACTGGCTGGTGAAGAACAAAGATCCTCTGAATGAGACTGTTGTTGGATTGTACCAGAAGTCCAATCTCAAGCTGCTGTCTTTCCTCTTTGTAAATTACGCTGGAACTGAGACAGGTAGGaagaaattaaatgtattaaccTCCACTGGAAAAGtcagtattttaaatattttttctttgtgagaAAAACAAGCTTGAATAACATGTATTTGTACGTGTGTCAGTTCATATAATCTAATGAGATTGTGTATTCTAATGGTTTATTAGGGGAAGGTGGAAAAGGCAAAGGAGGAAGCAAGAAGAAGGGTTCATCCTTCCAAACTGTGTCTGCCTTGCACAGGGTTagtaaagacaaataaatagaaTAGGCACTCTGTGTGGAAATCAGTGACAGAGGCTCAATTTTACATTGATTATTGTACATCAAACCTTTGAACTTTTGATCACCTCCACAGGAGAACCTGAACAAGTTGATGACCAACTTGAGGTCGACTCACCCCCACTTTGTACGCTGCCTCATCCCCAATGAGACCAAGACTCCTGGGGCCATGGAGAACCCCCTGGTGATGCACCAGCTGCGCTGTAACGGTGTGCTGGAAGGAATCAGGATCTGCAGAAAGGGTTTCCCCAACAGGATCCTCTACGGAGATTTCAAACAGAGGTATTACctcatttgtccttttttccccttgtgtaattagaaaacaacatataaattaaagtattttctGATTGTCAAGATACCGTATCCTGAACCCTGCTGCCATCCCTGAGGGGCAGTTCATTGACAGCAGGAAGGGAGCCGAGAAACTCCTTGGGTCTTTGGATATAGATCACAATCAATACAAGTTTGGACACACCAAGGTaatcaaaaaaggaaaaaccaaaGCATATACTCTATGTTATGTAGTCTAACCTATGCCCAAGATTACAGGGAGGCAACTGTAAAAATCAACAGCAAACACTCATCAAGTCACTAAACCAACAATTACACAGCAATATACATCATTCTTAGATGTTAGAGTTAATATTAACCACCACAAGTTACCGGTCACACCAGACAAAATAAGCCAGTCGCATCATCTGTTGAATATTTACATGATTATACATACTTTTCTTTTAGGTGTTCTTCAAGGCTGGTCTTCTGGGGACGCTGGAGGAAATGAGAGATGACCGTTTGTCACTCATTATCACTGGTATCCAATCTAGAGCAAGAGGTCTGCTGGCAAGACAGGAATTCCAGAAGATCTTTGAAAGGAGGTCAGAGGAATCTTGCATTTGAAATAACTAAAAACCAAGCTAATTGTAATACTTATTCATGAtgaataattgtgttttgtatAAATTGGTAGTAATGACTTTGCTCGATCTTGGACAGAGATGCTCTATTGGTGATCCAGTGGAATGTCCGATCCTTCATGGGGGTCAAGAATTGGCCCTGGATGAAGCTGTTCTTCAAAATTAAACCTCTGTTGAGATCTGCTGAGGCAGAAAAGGAGATGGCCAATATGAAGGAAGAATTTCTGAAGCTGAAAGAGGCTTATGCAAAGTCTGAAGCTCGTAGGAAGgaactggaggagaaaatggTTTCCCTTCTCCAAGAGAAGAATGACCTGCAGCTACATGTCCAGTCTGTAAGTCTAATCACAGGATTTCTGATGATTTAATGTCACAATTTAACTGCACAGTAGCATCGATCATCTGTCTTGCAACTCATCATTTGTTTATAACTTGTCAGCTTAACACTTTCATTTCAGGAGCAAGATAATCTTGCAGATGCTGAAGAAAGATGTGAGGGGCtgatcaaaaacaaaatccagatGGAAGCAAAAGCTAAAGAGCTGACAGAGAggctggaggacgaggaggagatgaaCGCTGAACTGACGGCCAaaaagaggaagctggaggacgAGTGCTCTGAGTTAAAGAAAGACATTGATGACTTAGAGTTAACTCTGGCCaaagtggagaaagaaaagcatgCCACTGAGAACAAGGTACCACAAAcactaataacaataaaatgacTCTGTGTCCAAAATATGATCTGTGATGAAGTCCTTGATAAAAATGTCTCCTGGTTATAGGTGAAGAACCTGGTCGAGGAGATGGCAGCTCTGGATGAGATCATTGCCAAGCTGACCAAGGAAAAGAAAGCCTTACAGGAGGCTCATCAGCAAACACTGGATGACCTGCAGAGTGAAGAGGACAAAGTCAACACTCTGACCAAGGCCAAGGCCAAGCTGGAGCAGCAAGTGGATGATGTAAGAATTTAAACACATGTTGTCCTTTTCCTTTTAGAGTGTTTCGAAAAGATCATTCTCTGTCCAATGCATGTCGAGGAGAAATGTGACCTTCTCTAATGTTACAATCCAGCTCGAAGGTTCTCTGgaacaagagaagaaaatacGAATGGATCTTGAGAGAGCAAAGCGTAAGCTGGAGGGAGACTTGAAGTTGACCCAGGAGAGCCTAATGGACCTGGAGAATGACAAGCAGCAACTTGAAGAACATATGAAAAAGTAATTATTCTGTTAATACCTGTATTTCCAATGGTTGTATATGCAAAAAGGATACAGTCATATTGATATCGATATACAATTGTTCTAACTTTTACTATTTCAAATTTAACCACAGGAAAGATTTTGAACTCAGCCAGCTGAGTAATAGAATAGAGGATGAGCAGGCCATTGCTATTCAGCTtcaaaagaaactgaaagagCTTCAGGTAATGTATAACTTACATGATATTGTCCACGATAGACTCAACAATAAGAGTGACTAAAAGAGTGATATTATTCTGGCTCAACAGGCTCGTATTGAAGAGTTGGAGGAAGAGCTTGAGGCAGAGCGAGCTGCCCGAGCCAaggtggagaagcagagagcAGACTTGgccagagagctggaggagatcagtgagaggctggaggaggccGGTGGAGCAACATCTGTCCAGATTGAGATGAACAAGAAGAGGGAGGCTGAGTTCCTGAAACTGCGCAGAGACCTTGAAGAGGCCACTCTGCATCATGAAGCCACCGCTGCCACACTCAGGAAGAAACAAGCTGACAGTGTTGCTGACCTGGGAGAGCAGATAgacaacctgcagagagtcaagcagaaactggagaaggagaagagtgaGCTCAGACTGGAGCTGGATGACGTGGTGTCCAATATGGAACATATTGTGAAGACAAAGGTTAGATACGTTGAAAAATAATTTAGAGATATAgtgtaatgtatttttttatcatcCCTTCTTGAtgtgatttatttaatcttAGACAAACCTAGAGAAGACCAGCAGGACAATGGAGGATCAGATGAATGAATACAAGTCCAAGTTTGAAGAAGCTCAACGCTGGATCAATGATTTCAATCTGCAAAAAGCTAAGCTCCAAACCGAAAATGGTACTTATGCATGACTGACtacaatttaaatttttaattattttaataactgaTACATTCTTTATCAAAACTTATAAGAAGGGTTTCTGGGACCATAACATTATGCATTTTCCAAAATACTAGGTGAACTCTTAAGGCAACTGGAGGACAAGGAGACCATGGTGTCTCAGCTGACAAGAGGAAAAATGTCTTACACTCAACAGGTTGAAGATTTAAAGAGACAACTGGAAGAGGAGACCAAGgtgaaataaaatttaatttcacacaGCACTGACAGCAGTGAACAGGCATTTCTATTTGATGTATATCACAGCGTATGATTTTGTTTCAACAGGCAAAGAGCGCTCTGGCCCATGCAGTGCAGTCCTCCCGTCATGACTGTGACCTGCTCAGGGAGCAGtatgaggaggagcaggaggccaaAGCTGAACTGCAGCGCGGCATGTCCAAGGCCAACTCTGAGGTGGCTCAGTGGAGAACTAAGTACGAAACTGATGCCATCCAGAGGaccgaggagctggaggaggctaAGTAAGACAGTTTAAGATCCAAACTCATAAATTAACCTGTAATTCCTTAAAAGACAGTTTACTTCGTCTAGCAGGtcagctttttgtttgtgttattttcctACTAAAATATAAGACGAACAAAAAGTTTGTCTGTTAGATGACTGAGCAGCCAGTCAAAGTGGTTGAATTTATAACAATTTAGCTGTCAAACAGTCACCACCGCAGGTACATTAAATGATTTGCATGATGGATTTCTTAAGGAAAAAGCTGGCTCAGCGTCTGCAGGATGCTGAGGAGGCTGTTGAAGCAGTGAATGCTAAATGTTCCTCTCTGGACAAGACCAAGCACAGGCTGCAGAATGAGATTGAAGATCTCATGGTGGATGTGGAGAGGTCTaatgctgctgcggctgctctGGACAAGAAGCAAAGAAACTTTGACAAGGTAAAGTGCTATAGGTATTTGTAAGTCCCGAAAGTAATAATTGGTGCTGTAGCCTCCAAATGCTTGGACGGGcaaattgattgattttgacctttttacCTGCCAATTTCTGATTGGGCtctgttttacattcacacacacatattttgaAGCTGCCCAGTACAAACATCACATGCGTCATTCAACTGTGACTTCTTCTTCCGTGAAAATtggcttttaaaaataaaagccaatTTAGGTAACTCATTcgatatttttttttgcttcataaGTAACGCAGTATGTTATGGTTTTTCTTTAACCTTGTGGGCCAACCAAAACAACTGTACTGTACAAAGTCCAGCTCTGTCATGAAAGCATTTCCAATCATGTACTCCATTAATATGGGACATGTGAATTTACTGATGGTCTTTCTATTTACTCAAGGTCCTGTCTGAATGGAAGCAGAAGTATGAGGAGTCTCAATGTGAACTGGAGAGCTCTCAGAAAGAAGCCAGGTCTCTGAGCACTGAGCTCTTCAAACTGAAGAACTCCTATGAGGAATCGCTTGATCATCTGGAGAccctgaagagagagaacaaaaacCTGCAGGGTAAAATCTACTTCTAGGATTGTTGTTCATGTTTATAGAAGTAATGCAGTTCCCGTTGTAAATCAGCTgcattactgttcacgtgtggtTCATATATGTCGATTTATTGTAAAGCCATCTTAACCAAACTGTCTGACATCCCACAGAGGAGATATCTGACCTCACAGAGCAACTTG
Coding sequences:
- the LOC118118212 gene encoding myosin-6; its protein translation is MGDAAMRDFGAAAPYLRKSDRERLEAQTRPFDMKKECFVPDTDEEYVKASVTSREGDKVTAQTERGKTVTVKECDVHPQNPPKFDKIEDMAMLTFLHEPAVLFNLKERYAAWMIYTYSGLFCVTVNPYKALPVYNHEVVAAYRGKKRAEAPPHIFSISDNAYQYMLTDRENQSILITGESGAGKTVNTKRVIQYFASIAAAGGKKDAGSEKKGTLEDQIIQANPALEAFGNAKTIRNDNSSRFGKFIRIHFAASGKLASADIETYLLEKSRVTFQLKAERDYHIFYQILSQKKPELLEMLLITNNPYDYGFISQGETTVASINDSEELIATDDAFDVLGFTQEEKNGIYKMIGAIMHHGNMKFKNKQREEQAEADGTEDADKVAYLMGLNSADLIKGLCHPRVKVGNEWVTKGQNVQQVNYSIGALSKSVYEKMFLWMVVRINHSLDTKQPRQYFIGVLDIAGFEIFDYNTFEQMCINFTNEKLQQFFNHHMFVLEQEEYKKEGIEWTFIDFGMDLQACIDLIEKPMGIMSILEEECMFPKASDATFKAKLYDNHLGKSANFQKPRVVKGKPEAHFALMHYAGTVDYNINNWLVKNKDPLNETVVGLYQKSNLKLLSFLFVNYAGTETGEGGKGKGGSKKKGSSFQTVSALHRENLNKLMTNLRSTHPHFVRCLIPNETKTPGAMENPLVMHQLRCNGVLEGIRICRKGFPNRILYGDFKQRYRILNPAAIPEGQFIDSRKGAEKLLGSLDIDHNQYKFGHTKVFFKAGLLGTLEEMRDDRLSLIITGIQSRARGLLARQEFQKIFERRDALLVIQWNVRSFMGVKNWPWMKLFFKIKPLLRSAEAEKEMANMKEEFLKLKEAYAKSEARRKELEEKMVSLLQEKNDLQLHVQSEQDNLADAEERCEGLIKNKIQMEAKAKELTERLEDEEEMNAELTAKKRKLEDECSELKKDIDDLELTLAKVEKEKHATENKVKNLVEEMAALDEIIAKLTKEKKALQEAHQQTLDDLQSEEDKVNTLTKAKAKLEQQVDDLEGSLEQEKKIRMDLERAKRKLEGDLKLTQESLMDLENDKQQLEEHMKKKDFELSQLSNRIEDEQAIAIQLQKKLKELQARIEELEEELEAERAARAKVEKQRADLARELEEISERLEEAGGATSVQIEMNKKREAEFLKLRRDLEEATLHHEATAATLRKKQADSVADLGEQIDNLQRVKQKLEKEKSELRLELDDVVSNMEHIVKTKTNLEKTSRTMEDQMNEYKSKFEEAQRWINDFNLQKAKLQTENGELLRQLEDKETMVSQLTRGKMSYTQQVEDLKRQLEEETKAKSALAHAVQSSRHDCDLLREQYEEEQEAKAELQRGMSKANSEVAQWRTKYETDAIQRTEELEEAKKKLAQRLQDAEEAVEAVNAKCSSLDKTKHRLQNEIEDLMVDVERSNAAAAALDKKQRNFDKVLSEWKQKYEESQCELESSQKEARSLSTELFKLKNSYEESLDHLETLKRENKNLQEEISDLTEQLGEGGKNIHELEKLRKQLEQEKNEIQSALEEAEASLEHEEGKILRAQLEFNQIKSEIERKLAEKDEEMEQSKRNLQRTIDTLQTSLEAECRSRNEAMRLKKKMEGDLNEMEIQLSQANRQAAEAQKQLKSVHAHLKDSQIQLNESVRANDDLKENIAIVERRNNLLQAELEELRAALEQTERGRKLAEQELLDVSERVQLLHSQNTALINQKKKLEADTSQLQTEVEEAVQECRNAEEKAKKAITDAAMMAEELKKEQDTSSHLERMKKNMEQTIKDLQHRLDEAEQIAMKGGKKQVQKLEARVRELENEVESEQKKSSEAVKGMRKYERRIKELTYQTEEDRKNVARLQDLVDKLQLKVKAYKRCSEEAEEQANTHLTKFRKLQHELDEAEERADIAESQVNKLRAKSRDVGTKKGLDEE